In Brassica rapa cultivar Chiifu-401-42 chromosome A06, CAAS_Brap_v3.01, whole genome shotgun sequence, a single window of DNA contains:
- the LOC103874286 gene encoding RNA polymerase sigma factor sigE, chloroplastic/mitochondrial: MGVVFISSSAARSPLGLSTDLRTQRSSLKKPSIVAFKADDSTPTNSSLIIDKQKEKRAVATRRKPCKDTKTTKSLDQHVAPSCPLDYNEAAARLESIYKLSPPPATSLEEEDGIDGSSKVRVPRRRKRKESGEEKKVVVRNNVKKEKRLTLDKRIALKRNVQEKPVNASSSAREKVTKKQQEEEKIERLVRDYSASNDIVSLDWKKMKIPPVVSSAEHTWLFKLMQPMKALLQVKDELQKSMGREPREAEIAGEINMSVAEVKRKIEIGRAARNKLIKTNLRLVLFVMNKYFQDLTNGPKFQDLCQAGMRGLITAIDRFEPKRKLRLSTYGLFWIRHAVIRSMTTSNFTRVPFGLESVRVEIYKAKMELLFEFGRLPTEEEVVKRLKISPERYREVLRAAKPVYSLNSKHAVTQEEFIKGITDVDGVGADNRRQLALLRLALDDVLDSLKPKESLVIRQRYGLDGKGDRTLGEIAGNLNISREMVRKHEVKALMKLKHQARVDYLRQYII, from the exons ATGGGAGTCGTGTTTATTTCAAGTTCAGCTGCAAGATCACCTCTCGGGCTAAGCACTGATCTTCGGACACAACGGTCTTCACTGAAAAAGCCATCCATCGTCGCTTTCAAAGCAGATGATTCCACTCCCACCAACTCATCTCTGATCATTGACAAGcaaaaggagaagagagcagTAGCAACGAGGAGAAAGCCATGTAAAGACACGAAAACAACAAAATCTCTAGATCAACACGTGGCTCCTTCCTGTCCCTTAGATTACAACGAAGCCGCTGCAAGACTAGAAAGCATTTACAAGCTTAGCCCTCCTCCTGCAACTTCCCTCGAGGAAGAAGACGGTATCGATGGCAGCTCCAAAGTGAGAGTTCcacggaggaggaagaggaaagagagtggagaagagaagaaagtaGTTGTGAGGAACAATGTGAAGAAGGAGAAGCGTCTGACTCTTGATAAACGGATCGCGTTGAAGAGAAACGTTCAAGAGAAACCGGTCAACGCTTCTTCTTCTGCTAGGGAGAAAGTAACGAAGAAGCAGCAAGAGGAGGAGAAGATCGAGAGGCTAGTGAGAGACTACTCAGCTTCTAATGATATAGTCAGCTTGGACTGGAAGAAAATGAAGATACCTCCTGTTGTTTCTTCCGCTGAACATACTTGGTTGTTTAAGTTGATGCAACCTATGAAG GCACTCCTTCAAGTGAAAGATGAATTGCAAAAAAGCATGGGAAGAGAGCCAAGGGAAGCTGAAATAGCTGGAGAGATCAATATGAGCGTGGCTGAAGTGAAAAGGAAAATCGAAATCGGTAGGGCTGCAAGGAACAAACTTATTAAG ACCAATCTCCGCCTTGTATTGTTTGTTATGAACAAATACTTTCAAGATTTAACCAACGGACCGAAGTTCCAAGACCTGTGTCAAGCCGGTATGAGAGGGCTTATCACTGCCATTGACCGGTTTGAGCCTAAAAGGAAGTTACGTCTCTCAACTTATGGTTTGTTTTGGATCAGACATGCCGTCATACGGTCTATGACAACCTCTAACTTCACTCGTGTCCCTTTTGGACTTGAATCG GTTAGAGTGGAGATCTACAAAGCAAAGATGGAGCTATTGTTTGAGTTTGGAAGACTCCCTACAGAGGAAGAGGTGGTTAAGAGACTCAAGATCTCACCCGAGAGATACCGTGAAGTCTTGAGAGCAGCTAAACCGGTTTACTCGCTAAACTCAAAACATGCGGTTACTCAAGAAGAGTTCATCAAAGGGATCACGGATGTTGATGGTGTAGGAGCTGATAACCGGAGACAACTTGCTCTTCTCAGGCTAGCTCTCGACGACGTG CTGGATTCACTGAAGCCTAAAGAGAGTCTTGTTATTAGACAAAGATACGGTCTCGACGGGAAAGGAGACAGGACGCTAGGAGAGATAGCTGGGAATCTCAACATCTCCAGAGAAATGGTTAGGAAACATGAAGTCAAGGCTTTGATGAAGCTCAAGCATCAGGCTCGAGTTGATTACCTTCGTCAGTACATCATCTGA
- the LOC103874287 gene encoding uncharacterized protein LOC103874287 — protein sequence MVKLATAREIRTYGPRLGRSRAEYINAGLYLFATVVLIGGFTATGFSWEPRSGLVLILLALALITAVNVHDLVAHLAGIDYRLKLMEYDLQLGLVEFAVPLVQIAGSVVFFLGILFVFNQAETKHGNSGREKHALNMLIAGPLLWVIGSIHNSCQIYERADSHVQILQQCVHIPFLVGSLLFLVSSLLNSFDQSGSSHTALKLLGRRWIWLGLSGSICLFVGGLMNVVKVFNFVQITGLRLEKLRGGAQDRLLEEREGYLPLVAEEERIRKMEADQASNRAKTRSHLDSKEGAGATESVMGTSQTPYKDVLLGQS from the exons ATGGTGAAACTCGCTACGGCGCGTGAGATTAGAACGTACGGCCCTCGGCTCGGGAGGAGCAGAGCCGAGTACATCAACGCTGGTCTATACCTGTTCGCAACCGTGGTGCTTATCGGCGGATTCACAGCAACCGGATTCTCATGGGAGCCAAGATCCGGCCTCGTCCTTATTCTCTTGGCTCTTGCTCTTATAACTGCCGTGAATGTTCACGATCTCGTAGCTCATTTAGCCGGAATTGATTACCG TTTAAAGTTGATGGAGTATGATTTGCAACTGGGGCTAGTGGAATTTGCCGTCCCTCTGGTTCAGATAGCTGGTTCGGTCGTCTTCTTCTTGGGTATCCTTTTCGTTTTCAATCAG GCGGAGACAAAACATGGGAATAGTGGAAGAGAGAAGCACGCTTTAAACATGCTTATTGCGGGTCCTTTGCTTTGGGTGATAGGATCGATTCACAACTCGTGCCAAATCTATGAAAGAGCTGACAGTCACGTCCAGATACTACAGCAGTGTGTTCACATCCCTTTCTTGGTTGGATCCCTTCTCTTCTTGGTTTCCTCACTTCTCAATAGCTTTGATCAATCCGGGTCATCTCACACTGCCTTGAAGCTTCTT GGGAGGAGATGGATTTGGCTGGGTCTTTCCGGGTCAATATGTCTGTTTGTGGGAGGACTGATGAACGTTGTTAAGGTTTTTAACTTTGTTCAGATCACTGGGCTCCGCCTCGAGAAACTGAGGGGTGGAGCACAAGACCGGCTTCTTGAGGAGAGGGAAGGGTATCTCCCTCTTGTTGCTGAAGAAGAAAGAATAAGGAAAATGGAAGCTGACCAAGCTTCTAATAGAGCCAAAACTCGGTCCCACTTAGACTCCAAGGAGGGAGCTGGTGCTACAGAGAGCGTGATGGGAACCTCTCAGACACCGTACAAGGATGTTCTCTTAGGACAGAGCTAA